One genomic window of Eisenibacter elegans DSM 3317 includes the following:
- a CDS encoding NADP-dependent isocitrate dehydrogenase, whose product MSELTPITVAYGDGIGPEIMEATLRIIEAAGARIKPEVIEIGEKVYLSGNTAGIAESAWESLRRTKVFLKAPITTPQGGGFKSLNVTTRKMLGLFANIRPCVSYAPYVDTKHPKMDVVIIRENEEDLYAGIEHQQTPEVVQCLKLITRPGSEKIVRYAFEYARQYGRKKVTCFTKDNIMKQTDGLFHKVFDEIGAEYPDIEQEHWIIDIGAAKMADTPEIFDVIVMPNLYGDVLSDVAAQIAGSVGLAGSANIGAEVAMFEAIHGSAPRRAGQNLANPSGLLLGAVQMLVHIGQGDVAEKVHNAWLKTLEDGVHTYDIFKENVSTEKVGTKEFADAVIARMGQKPTKLNPVDYSQAKEAIKVQLKPVKPVKMETIGVDVFLYCDDRDANKLGKGLEAATAGSNLELTMITNRGVKVYPNGLPETFCTDHWRCRFKNKNGDTPYKDILALQTKITEAGFDIIKTENLCRFDGEDAFSAGQGA is encoded by the coding sequence ATGTCCGAACTCACCCCTATTACCGTAGCATATGGAGATGGCATTGGGCCTGAAATTATGGAAGCGACCCTGCGCATCATTGAAGCAGCTGGCGCTCGTATCAAGCCTGAGGTAATCGAGATTGGCGAAAAAGTATACCTTAGCGGCAACACAGCCGGTATTGCCGAAAGCGCTTGGGAGTCTCTCCGTCGTACCAAGGTTTTCTTGAAAGCTCCTATCACTACCCCTCAAGGAGGTGGCTTCAAAAGCCTCAACGTAACTACCCGCAAGATGCTGGGCTTGTTTGCCAATATCCGCCCTTGCGTGTCTTATGCTCCTTATGTAGATACCAAACACCCTAAAATGGACGTGGTCATCATCCGTGAAAACGAAGAAGACCTTTATGCCGGTATCGAACACCAGCAAACCCCCGAAGTAGTGCAGTGTTTGAAGCTAATCACCCGCCCCGGCAGCGAGAAAATCGTCCGCTATGCGTTTGAGTATGCCCGCCAGTATGGACGTAAAAAGGTAACTTGCTTTACCAAAGACAACATTATGAAGCAGACCGACGGCCTGTTCCATAAAGTTTTTGATGAAATCGGTGCCGAATACCCAGACATCGAGCAAGAGCACTGGATCATCGATATCGGTGCAGCAAAGATGGCGGATACCCCCGAAATATTTGATGTCATCGTAATGCCTAACCTCTACGGAGACGTACTTTCTGACGTAGCCGCTCAGATTGCAGGCTCAGTAGGGTTAGCCGGCTCTGCCAACATCGGCGCAGAGGTAGCGATGTTTGAAGCCATCCACGGCTCAGCGCCCCGCCGCGCAGGCCAAAATCTAGCTAACCCTTCAGGACTACTCCTCGGCGCAGTACAAATGTTGGTACACATCGGCCAAGGCGACGTAGCCGAAAAAGTACACAATGCTTGGCTCAAAACGCTTGAAGATGGTGTGCATACTTATGACATCTTCAAAGAAAACGTAAGTACTGAAAAAGTAGGTACCAAAGAGTTTGCCGACGCTGTAATCGCCCGTATGGGTCAGAAACCTACCAAACTTAACCCTGTAGACTATTCTCAGGCCAAAGAAGCCATCAAAGTACAGCTCAAGCCAGTGAAGCCTGTCAAGATGGAAACGATTGGGGTAGACGTGTTCTTGTACTGCGATGACCGCGATGCCAACAAGCTCGGCAAAGGCCTCGAAGCCGCTACTGCCGGTAGCAACCTCGAGCTGACCATGATTACAAACCGTGGCGTTAAGGTATATCCCAACGGCTTGCCTGAGACTTTCTGTACTGACCACTGGCGCTGCCGCTTCAAAAATAAAAACGGAGACACGCCATACAAAGACATCTTGGCCCTGCAGACCAAAATCACAGAAGCAGGTTTTGATATCATCAAAACAGAAAACCTTTGCCGTTTTGATGGCGAAGATGCTTTCTCTGCCGGACAAGGTGCTTAA
- a CDS encoding DUF3050 domain-containing protein translates to MSATNVHQVSIQNLQTHIAPLRERIINHPVYREIEDLEDLRLFMESHVFAVWDFMSLLKALQQQLTCTTTPWFPVGAPDTRYLINEIVTGEESDIDEQGCRMSHFEMYLAAMTQCQADTSAIQSFLEHLRSTKSLENALIAAKVPAAAANFVRYTFEVIASGQAHIQAAVFTFGREDLIPAMFHSLVADLREVFPDSINKFAYYLERHIEVDGEHHSHLALEMVAQLCGENPQCWQEAKEAAAKALEYRIALWDEVRQQIQQNRMADLV, encoded by the coding sequence ATGTCAGCCACCAATGTTCATCAAGTTTCCATCCAAAACCTTCAAACACATATAGCGCCTTTGCGTGAGCGCATCATAAACCACCCTGTATACCGTGAGATTGAAGATTTAGAAGACCTTCGCTTGTTTATGGAGTCACACGTATTTGCAGTATGGGATTTTATGTCCTTGCTCAAAGCTTTACAGCAGCAACTCACCTGCACTACCACGCCTTGGTTTCCGGTAGGCGCACCCGATACCCGCTACCTCATCAATGAAATTGTTACGGGCGAAGAATCAGATATTGATGAGCAAGGTTGCCGAATGAGCCATTTTGAGATGTATTTGGCTGCGATGACACAGTGCCAGGCCGATACCTCTGCTATCCAATCGTTTTTGGAACATCTGCGCAGCACCAAGTCCCTAGAAAACGCATTGATAGCGGCCAAGGTGCCGGCAGCGGCGGCCAATTTCGTTCGTTATACTTTTGAAGTCATTGCCAGCGGGCAAGCGCACATACAGGCGGCTGTGTTTACTTTTGGGCGTGAGGACTTGATTCCGGCTATGTTTCATAGCCTAGTGGCAGACCTACGCGAAGTATTCCCTGACAGCATCAACAAATTTGCCTATTACCTAGAACGCCACATCGAAGTAGATGGCGAGCACCACAGTCACTTGGCTTTGGAAATGGTGGCGCAATTGTGTGGAGAAAATCCACAGTGTTGGCAAGAAGCCAAAGAAGCTGCGGCAAAAGCACTCGAATACCGAATCGCTCTTTGGGACGAAGTACGCCAACAAATTCAACAAAACCGGATGGCAGACCTAGTCTGA
- the ccsA gene encoding cytochrome c biogenesis protein CcsA translates to MPNIFLGDMGHLLVIVSFVSALVVAFAYWKAAQTQLQPALEAESTGWKRFARIHFAIHSMAILGVIGILFYLIYNHHYEYHYVWSHSSNQLPIYYMISCFWEGQEGSFLLWIFWHCLLGGILIYTNRKWEAPVMTVFAAVQAFLTSMILGVVIGQLKIGSDPFILMRDALPSPIFQTNPNFVPEDGTGLNPLLQNYWMVIHPPTLFLGFAMTLVPFAYAFSGLWLRDFKAWVRPALPWAIVGAGILGLGILMGGYWAYETLNFGGYWNWDPVENAVYVPWLIMVAAIHSMIAYKQSGKALLTALGLNLATFLLILYSTFLTRSGVLGDASVHSFTDLGLSGQLLLYLLFFTFLSVVILALRWKAVQAAMPAGKSEAKYGREFWIQLGILVLCLAGLQVLAATSIPVYNVIFDNLGLSLNLAPPEDAVGFYNAWQLWFAVGIALLSGTAQFFWWKRVEDSQTLQRTLVPPLVITLLAASVVLAFGILQNLSYILLFTAGLYTVTANVFVLVNLARKSGLKLTGGAVTHIGVGLMLIGILFSSGYSKIISLNRTGKIYSEEFSTETNAENVLLWMNQPIQMQDYRVTYKGDYIAARNFPHYIRKTALMPTDDPYYALALEEVSYKGKVYFTRGDTVHLFPENTYYEVEYRDAKGRIFTLFPRAQANPQMGLLASPDIYRKWGSDLYTHVSSIPDPTVERNWGEMKEQQVRIGDTLFLNDYVAILDKVHPIREDRLMQLTANDAGLEAEVRVMGENRIYTMRPRFYIKDGQPATQSDISQDLGIRLTLRNIQPAEDPSATVFTLGVNETQKDYIIMKAMEKPLINLLWLGTLVVMAGFGIASVRRYTEFVSMRNKQME, encoded by the coding sequence ATGCCAAATATATTCTTGGGAGATATGGGTCATCTCTTGGTGATTGTATCTTTTGTCAGTGCTTTGGTGGTTGCTTTTGCTTATTGGAAAGCAGCCCAAACCCAACTCCAACCTGCGCTCGAAGCCGAATCAACTGGCTGGAAGCGTTTTGCCCGCATCCATTTTGCCATCCATAGTATGGCCATTTTGGGCGTGATTGGAATATTGTTTTATCTCATCTACAATCACCATTACGAATACCACTACGTCTGGAGCCACTCTTCCAACCAACTGCCTATTTATTATATGATTTCCTGTTTTTGGGAAGGACAAGAGGGTAGTTTCTTACTCTGGATTTTTTGGCACTGTCTCTTGGGGGGTATTTTGATTTATACCAACCGCAAATGGGAGGCACCTGTGATGACAGTTTTTGCCGCCGTACAGGCTTTTCTGACTTCGATGATTTTGGGGGTAGTTATTGGTCAGCTCAAGATTGGTAGCGATCCTTTTATCTTAATGCGTGATGCGCTGCCTTCGCCTATTTTTCAGACCAACCCCAATTTTGTACCCGAGGACGGTACAGGGCTAAACCCCCTGCTACAGAACTACTGGATGGTCATCCACCCACCTACCTTGTTTTTGGGCTTTGCGATGACCTTAGTGCCTTTTGCCTATGCTTTTTCGGGTTTGTGGCTGCGCGATTTCAAGGCTTGGGTGCGTCCGGCTTTGCCCTGGGCCATTGTAGGTGCTGGTATTTTGGGCTTAGGCATTTTGATGGGGGGCTATTGGGCTTACGAAACCCTCAACTTTGGAGGTTATTGGAACTGGGACCCGGTCGAAAATGCCGTCTATGTGCCTTGGTTGATTATGGTGGCGGCTATCCACTCGATGATTGCCTACAAACAAAGCGGTAAGGCGCTTCTGACAGCCTTGGGGCTGAATTTGGCTACTTTCCTGCTCATTTTGTACTCCACCTTCCTGACCCGAAGTGGGGTGTTGGGCGATGCCTCTGTACACTCCTTCACAGATTTGGGGCTTTCGGGACAGCTCTTGCTTTACTTGTTGTTTTTTACTTTCCTGTCGGTGGTGATTTTGGCGCTCCGTTGGAAGGCCGTACAGGCAGCAATGCCAGCCGGCAAGTCCGAAGCCAAATATGGGCGTGAGTTTTGGATACAGCTAGGGATATTGGTGCTTTGTTTGGCTGGCCTTCAGGTATTGGCCGCTACCTCTATTCCGGTATACAATGTCATTTTTGACAACCTAGGGCTAAGCCTTAACCTAGCTCCGCCCGAAGATGCGGTAGGGTTTTATAACGCTTGGCAGCTATGGTTTGCTGTAGGGATAGCCCTGCTTTCGGGTACAGCGCAGTTCTTCTGGTGGAAGCGGGTTGAAGACAGCCAGACGCTACAGCGTACGTTGGTTCCTCCCTTGGTGATTACCTTGTTGGCAGCCAGCGTGGTATTGGCCTTTGGTATCTTACAAAATCTATCGTATATACTGCTCTTCACTGCGGGCTTGTATACCGTTACGGCCAATGTGTTTGTGTTGGTCAACCTCGCCCGCAAAAGTGGGCTGAAGCTTACGGGTGGGGCTGTAACCCACATCGGTGTGGGGCTGATGCTGATAGGAATTTTGTTCTCCTCGGGCTATTCCAAAATCATTTCGCTCAACCGTACCGGCAAGATTTATTCTGAGGAGTTTTCTACCGAAACCAATGCCGAAAATGTATTGCTTTGGATGAACCAGCCCATCCAGATGCAAGACTACCGCGTAACCTACAAGGGCGACTACATCGCGGCGCGCAATTTTCCACATTATATCCGAAAAACGGCTCTGATGCCTACCGATGACCCTTACTATGCGCTGGCACTTGAGGAGGTCTCATACAAAGGCAAGGTATATTTTACTCGTGGCGATACAGTACATCTTTTCCCTGAAAACACCTATTACGAAGTCGAATACCGCGATGCCAAAGGGCGTATCTTTACGCTGTTCCCTAGGGCGCAAGCCAACCCACAGATGGGCTTGTTGGCCTCTCCCGACATCTATCGCAAGTGGGGCAGCGACCTCTACACCCACGTGTCGTCTATCCCTGACCCTACGGTAGAGCGCAACTGGGGCGAAATGAAGGAACAACAGGTGCGTATAGGCGATACGCTGTTTTTGAATGACTATGTGGCCATCTTAGATAAAGTACACCCCATCCGTGAAGACCGGCTCATGCAGCTTACAGCCAATGATGCCGGGCTGGAGGCAGAAGTGCGGGTAATGGGCGAAAACCGTATCTATACTATGCGCCCTCGCTTTTATATCAAAGACGGGCAGCCTGCCACACAATCTGATATCTCTCAGGACTTGGGCATACGCCTGACGCTGCGCAACATCCAGCCTGCTGAAGACCCTAGCGCTACGGTGTTTACGCTAGGGGTAAACGAAACCCAAAAAGACTATATCATTATGAAAGCGATGGAAAAACCGCTGATCAACCTACTATGGTTGGGTACGCTGGTCGTAATGGCTGGATTTGGCATCGCTTCCGTACGTCGATATACCGAGTTTGTAAGTATGCGTAACAAGCAGATGGAGTAA
- a CDS encoding DUF4139 domain-containing protein, with protein MKALTQTLASILIALLLAPFAWATPTPPYIDNERNVRSEVKEVTVFLNFAQVTNKATINLSAGTTVLIFEELSTKIDKNSIQVAAQGNITIMAVKPRINFLKEYRHSSRLKALEDSLEHFEDRLARVQIQQNTLQKEEDMILANQKIATEGVEVNAQKLQQMAEFYRSRLVEIQNKKLDYTKQAQKLQNTVDKLKKQVTMEKQQLNQPTSEVMVTVTAKAPVQAQFELNYIVADAGWIPVYDLRAIDASSPIQLTYKAEVFQNTGVDWENVKITLSTGNPAQSGQKPTLSPWWVDFYRQQVYQTRAAAARSMDVNKKSGVMRSSEEYAANSEDMFASPIMEAESVAQYTTVAESTFSTEFDIALPYTIRSNSKGQMVDVQVYTLPTEYHYSTVPRLDKDAFLMTRLTGWEEYSLMPGLANVYFEGRFVGETTLSPGQTKDTLDISLGRDKRIIIQRDKIQDFYTKKTLGANIKEEQGFAINLRNTKRQAITLTVEEQIPVSKNNQITVELIEAEGAQYNPKTGMVTWKVTLQPNETKNLTLKYSLKYPKNEQIQY; from the coding sequence ATGAAAGCACTTACCCAAACACTCGCCTCCATACTGATTGCCCTGTTGTTAGCGCCATTTGCTTGGGCAACACCTACACCTCCCTATATCGACAATGAGCGCAATGTGCGCTCAGAGGTGAAGGAAGTGACCGTATTCCTCAATTTTGCGCAAGTAACGAACAAGGCTACTATCAATCTAAGCGCCGGTACAACAGTCTTGATTTTTGAAGAATTATCGACTAAGATAGACAAAAACAGCATCCAGGTAGCAGCCCAAGGCAATATCACGATTATGGCCGTTAAGCCGCGCATCAACTTCCTCAAAGAATACCGCCACTCTAGCCGCCTCAAAGCGCTAGAAGATTCCCTAGAGCATTTTGAAGACCGCTTGGCGCGGGTGCAAATCCAACAAAACACCCTGCAAAAAGAAGAGGATATGATTTTGGCCAACCAAAAAATAGCGACCGAGGGCGTGGAAGTCAATGCCCAAAAACTCCAACAAATGGCGGAGTTTTACCGCAGCCGCTTGGTCGAAATCCAAAACAAAAAGCTCGACTATACCAAACAGGCGCAAAAACTACAAAACACTGTAGACAAGCTCAAAAAGCAAGTAACGATGGAAAAACAACAGCTCAACCAACCCACTAGCGAAGTGATGGTTACGGTTACGGCCAAAGCCCCTGTACAAGCACAATTTGAGCTCAACTATATCGTAGCCGATGCCGGATGGATACCGGTATATGACCTGCGCGCCATCGATGCTTCCAGCCCTATCCAATTGACCTATAAGGCCGAAGTATTTCAAAATACCGGGGTAGACTGGGAAAATGTCAAAATCACACTATCTACTGGCAACCCCGCTCAGAGTGGCCAAAAACCTACGCTCAGCCCCTGGTGGGTAGATTTCTACCGCCAACAAGTATACCAAACCCGTGCAGCGGCTGCCCGCAGTATGGATGTCAATAAAAAGTCGGGAGTGATGAGATCCTCCGAAGAGTATGCTGCTAATAGCGAGGATATGTTTGCCTCTCCCATTATGGAAGCCGAAAGCGTAGCCCAATATACCACAGTGGCTGAAAGTACCTTTTCTACGGAGTTTGATATTGCGCTGCCCTATACCATCCGCTCCAACAGCAAAGGCCAAATGGTAGATGTACAGGTCTACACCCTACCCACAGAGTATCACTATAGCACTGTTCCTCGCCTCGACAAAGACGCATTCTTGATGACACGTCTTACAGGCTGGGAAGAATACAGCCTGATGCCCGGCTTAGCCAATGTATACTTTGAAGGTCGGTTTGTGGGGGAGACTACCCTCAGCCCGGGGCAAACAAAAGATACACTCGACATCTCGCTAGGCCGCGACAAGCGTATCATCATCCAGCGCGATAAAATCCAAGATTTTTATACCAAGAAAACCCTAGGAGCCAATATCAAAGAAGAGCAGGGCTTTGCCATCAACCTACGCAATACCAAGCGCCAAGCCATTACCCTGACGGTAGAGGAGCAGATTCCGGTATCTAAAAACAACCAAATCACGGTAGAGCTGATAGAGGCCGAAGGCGCGCAATACAACCCCAAAACAGGAATGGTTACTTGGAAAGTAACCTTACAACCCAACGAGACCAAGAATCTTACCCTGAAGTATAGCCTCAAATACCCCAAAAACGAACAAATACAGTACTGA
- a CDS encoding LytR/AlgR family response regulator transcription factor: MNCLIVEDEEMSMTMIRHYIEKTNYLTLKHECNSAEEAANIIQADPEIDIVFLDVELPEMSGMDLLKLLDTSHTAVILTTSQMDYAVEAFEHNVVDYLVKPIKYPRFLKATARAKEILESRRNDEHPYLFVKSDGKIVKLNYEEIFYIEALSDYVIIHTEDKKFIVHSTMKGVLQKLSRTNKFHRVHRSYIINTSHITAIQDWYVMMHNKRVPIGRSYKTDFMNNLDVL; this comes from the coding sequence ATGAATTGTCTGATTGTAGAAGATGAAGAAATGTCTATGACAATGATTCGTCATTATATCGAAAAAACTAACTATCTTACCCTCAAACACGAATGCAATTCGGCAGAAGAGGCTGCCAACATCATTCAAGCAGACCCCGAAATCGATATTGTATTCTTGGATGTGGAGCTGCCCGAAATGTCAGGAATGGATTTGCTCAAACTCCTCGATACCAGCCATACTGCCGTCATTCTTACTACCTCTCAGATGGATTATGCCGTAGAGGCTTTTGAACACAATGTGGTAGACTATCTCGTCAAGCCTATCAAATACCCGCGCTTCTTGAAAGCCACTGCCCGGGCCAAAGAAATTCTCGAAAGCCGCAGGAATGATGAACATCCATACTTGTTTGTAAAATCAGATGGAAAAATAGTTAAGTTAAATTACGAAGAAATATTTTACATAGAAGCCCTCTCTGACTACGTCATCATCCATACCGAAGACAAAAAATTCATTGTACACTCTACAATGAAAGGCGTACTTCAGAAACTCTCACGCACCAATAAGTTTCACCGCGTACATCGTTCTTATATCATCAATACTTCCCACATTACAGCTATTCAGGATTGGTATGTGATGATGCACAACAAGCGGGTACCCATAGGGCGCTCTTACAAAACAGATTTTATGAACAACTTGGATGTGCTCTAA
- a CDS encoding DUF6498-containing protein, protein MPTIHRRQTLELILIILTTLITDSLPLIGLYFWGWTSFVVMFVWWVDSIIFFWLLQLGYSARNGGRIGSRLFKTTYVAAIFWVFMFLQAYLLFVFVGQIYVERLNPAAIVGEETLWQTGQRFFQNFWILFQRKLWHMPWLGLALLMLLANHLFEFFSSYHSAAFAGVWGFIKRLAFPMFATLLMSIALWLSLVVETSTLLQTVSLRLTVAFVLLKIYYDILRLFKQARAYSKAERRRDKVRMYTARLSAKLGEQE, encoded by the coding sequence ATGCCGACCATTCACCGCCGCCAAACACTAGAACTGATACTCATCATCTTGACCACACTCATCACTGACAGCCTACCTTTGATAGGCTTGTATTTTTGGGGTTGGACGAGCTTTGTGGTGATGTTTGTGTGGTGGGTAGACAGTATCATCTTCTTTTGGCTTTTGCAGCTAGGGTATTCAGCCCGCAATGGGGGGCGGATAGGCTCTAGGCTTTTCAAGACCACCTATGTAGCCGCCATCTTTTGGGTGTTTATGTTCTTACAGGCCTATTTGCTTTTTGTGTTTGTGGGGCAGATATATGTAGAACGCCTTAATCCGGCGGCAATAGTAGGGGAGGAGACGCTCTGGCAGACGGGTCAGCGCTTTTTTCAGAACTTTTGGATTCTTTTTCAGCGCAAGCTTTGGCATATGCCTTGGTTGGGGCTGGCCTTATTGATGCTCTTGGCCAATCATCTGTTTGAGTTTTTCAGTTCTTATCATAGTGCAGCCTTTGCAGGGGTATGGGGCTTTATCAAGCGCTTGGCCTTCCCGATGTTTGCAACCTTGCTGATGTCTATTGCCTTGTGGCTTTCGTTGGTGGTCGAAACGAGCACCCTCTTACAGACTGTCAGCCTGAGACTTACCGTTGCTTTTGTTTTATTGAAAATCTATTACGACATCCTGCGGCTTTTCAAACAAGCTCGCGCCTACAGCAAGGCTGAGCGTCGCCGAGACAAGGTGCGGATGTATACTGCGCGGCTTTCGGCCAAGTTGGGCGAACAAGAATAA
- a CDS encoding lipase produces the protein MNAKLKPRLVLLLVLFWACQPTQVREVLEDPVKDLQGDVPEQLLTAALEFKAYQQARGASDGEHIGTLQSGLSADFNNWLQANGYGGFDFARYGLSGGSYGGRNYAGEPLGNQPVIFIHGNSDKALGNEAGQTGWTAPIEYFLSQGYKRAELYAITWGPASASQSSNQYHSLAYLMRIRAFIEAVKAYTGAAKVDVVAHSMGVTLARKAIKGGSGNDAAAGGSYNLGARLTYIDTFVGIAGGNRGLANCYNTPLLPTCGATNGFYPGYALGGVGLSQYLSQLNSASGREGDYVYTIWSTQDQLVGYGGVVWGNLTCQIPGQNGEVRFTTIPYGHFNCKDLTGYQQLRMVKFHVTN, from the coding sequence ATGAACGCAAAGCTAAAACCAAGGTTAGTGCTGCTATTGGTCTTATTTTGGGCCTGTCAGCCAACCCAAGTACGCGAAGTCTTGGAAGACCCCGTAAAAGATTTACAGGGTGATGTTCCCGAGCAGTTGCTTACGGCAGCGCTCGAATTCAAGGCCTATCAACAAGCCAGAGGGGCGAGTGATGGCGAGCACATCGGTACGTTACAGAGCGGCCTCTCGGCGGATTTCAACAATTGGTTGCAAGCCAACGGTTACGGTGGCTTTGATTTTGCACGTTACGGTCTGTCGGGCGGGAGCTATGGGGGGCGCAATTATGCCGGAGAGCCTTTGGGTAACCAGCCTGTGATTTTTATTCATGGCAACTCCGACAAGGCGCTTGGTAACGAGGCCGGGCAAACTGGATGGACAGCCCCCATAGAGTATTTCCTCTCGCAGGGCTACAAGCGGGCTGAGCTGTATGCCATCACCTGGGGACCGGCTAGTGCCTCGCAAAGCAGCAATCAGTACCATTCTTTGGCATATTTGATGCGTATCAGGGCTTTTATCGAGGCAGTCAAGGCCTACACGGGAGCTGCTAAAGTCGATGTAGTGGCACACTCGATGGGGGTTACGTTAGCCCGCAAGGCCATCAAAGGAGGCTCGGGCAACGATGCCGCCGCAGGGGGGAGTTATAACCTTGGCGCACGCCTGACCTATATCGATACCTTTGTGGGGATTGCGGGAGGGAATCGAGGGCTTGCCAACTGCTACAACACGCCCCTGTTGCCTACCTGTGGCGCTACCAATGGCTTTTATCCAGGGTACGCCCTTGGTGGAGTCGGATTGTCACAGTACTTGTCGCAGCTCAATAGCGCTTCTGGGCGTGAGGGGGATTATGTGTACACTATCTGGAGTACCCAAGACCAGCTGGTGGGCTATGGCGGCGTGGTTTGGGGTAACCTGACCTGCCAAATACCCGGACAGAATGGCGAGGTGCGTTTTACGACCATTCCTTATGGGCACTTTAATTGCAAGGACTTGACAGGCTATCAGCAGCTGCGGATGGTGAAATTTCACGTAACTAACTAG
- a CDS encoding PorP/SprF family type IX secretion system membrane protein, whose protein sequence is MHSFSIRHTFLLLLALTSLGLGSAYGQYQQYAQFHHSPLLVNPALVASDNYFKVNFHYRRELFGNGFSYTNPMLSVVMPLINKSTGKRFGGLGLGLMQEQAEVSGTTGVLQNTGLNLTYAHNLQVADNQWISFGLQGGYFNQAINASNLSSRDAGDPLLADMQSRGVFSLSGGALWYQPGINGILKNYFSVAGYHLNQPVQNFQEIGQRVRMPLALVVSGGFQAAAIGESITLQPNARWINVQNSNLLNIGMLSRYHISPESHLGIGTWWSNRALVISAEYLYKNLVLGLSYNLPTADQAKGGIPELVVGYRLNMGRNLTEAEPKDKYRTEVTEAQDDAYDYEITSRYKGKKEVARDTTARRSVITTETVTSEDANYRYSYEVTYRRGKEVSRREISREAKDNDGDGVPNIDDACPDEPGTPENNGCPEGEAAEQVGDNTKQPADQTKPKTAEQELAPYMSRLRFETGQPTLRPALQKELDSIAAVMKRYPEQNFVIEGHADAVGNPDRNQTLSEARAQFVKDYLVQQGIAPERLRTVGYGQTRPIGDNNTAAGQAANRRVEVRVDSSKR, encoded by the coding sequence ATGCACTCATTTTCAATTAGACATACATTTTTGCTATTGTTGGCTTTAACAAGCCTAGGGCTTGGTTCGGCCTATGGCCAATACCAGCAGTATGCGCAGTTTCACCACAGCCCGCTTTTGGTCAACCCGGCCTTAGTAGCTTCTGACAACTACTTCAAGGTCAATTTTCACTACCGTCGGGAGTTGTTTGGCAATGGTTTTTCTTATACCAACCCGATGCTCTCAGTGGTGATGCCCTTGATTAACAAAAGCACGGGCAAACGTTTTGGTGGCCTTGGTTTGGGGCTGATGCAAGAACAGGCCGAGGTGTCAGGCACTACAGGGGTGCTGCAAAATACAGGGCTTAACCTGACCTATGCCCACAACCTCCAAGTAGCCGATAACCAATGGATTAGTTTTGGTTTGCAAGGAGGGTATTTCAATCAGGCCATCAATGCCTCCAACCTAAGCAGCCGCGATGCAGGTGATCCGCTGTTGGCCGATATGCAGTCGCGTGGAGTATTTTCGTTGAGCGGGGGGGCGCTGTGGTACCAACCCGGCATAAATGGTATTCTCAAAAACTACTTTAGCGTAGCCGGATACCACCTCAATCAACCTGTACAAAACTTCCAAGAAATAGGTCAGCGGGTGCGTATGCCCTTGGCCTTGGTAGTATCAGGGGGCTTTCAGGCAGCTGCTATTGGGGAGTCGATTACCCTACAGCCCAATGCTCGCTGGATTAACGTGCAAAACTCTAATCTGCTTAATATCGGAATGTTGAGCCGCTACCATATCAGCCCCGAAAGCCACCTCGGCATCGGTACTTGGTGGTCAAACCGCGCCTTGGTCATCTCGGCAGAGTATCTCTACAAAAACTTGGTATTAGGCCTAAGCTACAACCTGCCCACTGCTGACCAAGCCAAAGGGGGAATTCCGGAGCTGGTGGTAGGCTATCGACTGAATATGGGACGCAACCTGACAGAAGCCGAGCCAAAGGACAAATACCGTACAGAGGTAACAGAGGCGCAAGATGATGCCTATGATTATGAAATCACGAGCCGCTACAAGGGCAAGAAAGAAGTAGCCCGCGATACCACTGCCCGCCGATCTGTCATCACGACGGAGACCGTAACCAGCGAAGATGCCAACTACCGCTACAGCTATGAGGTAACCTACCGACGCGGGAAGGAAGTAAGCCGCCGCGAAATCAGCCGCGAAGCCAAGGACAACGATGGCGATGGCGTACCCAATATCGATGATGCCTGTCCCGATGAACCCGGCACGCCCGAAAACAACGGCTGCCCCGAAGGGGAAGCAGCAGAACAAGTAGGGGATAATACCAAGCAACCTGCCGACCAGACCAAGCCCAAAACAGCAGAACAGGAGCTGGCTCCGTATATGAGTCGACTGCGCTTTGAAACCGGTCAGCCTACGCTGCGGCCTGCCTTACAAAAAGAACTGGACAGCATCGCAGCGGTGATGAAACGTTATCCTGAGCAAAACTTTGTCATCGAAGGGCACGCCGATGCCGTAGGCAACCCCGACCGCAACCAAACACTCTCCGAAGCCCGGGCGCAGTTTGTGAAAGACTACCTCGTACAGCAAGGCATCGCCCCTGAGCGCTTACGCACGGTAGGCTATGGCCAAACCCGACCTATAGGCGACAACAACACTGCCGCCGGTCAAGCTGCCAACCGCAGGGTGGAGGTAAGGGTAGATTCCTCCAAACGCTAA